The proteins below are encoded in one region of Deltaproteobacteria bacterium:
- the zwf gene encoding glucose-6-phosphate dehydrogenase, whose amino-acid sequence MSKTDIEPHIFIIFGATSDLMRRKLAPSILSLAARGLLKEKCLILGVARTSDLDDISFRSHIREIFTGSALKDKLDIEWCNSCVYYQSIGSGDAEDYRRLAARIAELEKEHMLPENRIFYLALPPDAFPPIIKGLGEAGLNTSHGWTRVVIEKPFGRDLASAQALNRLAHDYFDESQIYRIDHYLGKETVQNLLAFRFSNTIFESLWNRDRIEQVEITVAEELGIGKRASYYEQAGALRDMVQNHLTQLLTLIAMEAPPAFDADAIRGEKIKVLRSLAPIRPEDAVFGQYTRGQINGSEARGYKDEASVSPLSTTETYAAIRVEIANWRWQGVPFYLRTGKCLAKKTSAIVVTFRYPPISIFQPFQSCNICSNRLVITLQPDEGFDLYFEAKSPGEPFTIKTHNLHFRYDEVYGHLPDAYETLLLDIMEGDQTLFIHADETENAWRHYTPLLEKRPLVYPYAAGTWGPAEANHLFKGTVKIWTTL is encoded by the coding sequence TGCCCCCTCCATCTTAAGTCTTGCCGCCAGAGGCCTGCTAAAAGAAAAATGCTTAATCCTCGGTGTTGCCAGGACATCTGATTTGGATGATATATCATTTAGGTCTCATATTCGCGAGATTTTTACAGGGTCTGCTTTAAAAGATAAATTAGATATAGAGTGGTGCAATAGCTGTGTTTATTATCAATCTATCGGGTCCGGAGATGCTGAAGATTACAGAAGGTTGGCAGCCCGCATTGCAGAATTGGAAAAGGAACACATGCTTCCGGAAAACCGCATATTCTATCTTGCCCTCCCGCCCGATGCCTTTCCTCCAATCATCAAAGGACTTGGCGAGGCAGGGCTTAATACCAGTCATGGCTGGACACGGGTGGTCATAGAGAAACCCTTTGGCCGCGACCTTGCATCTGCGCAGGCATTGAATCGGTTAGCGCATGATTACTTCGATGAGTCTCAGATCTACCGCATTGATCACTATCTCGGCAAAGAGACGGTGCAGAACCTTCTTGCCTTCCGCTTCTCCAATACCATTTTTGAGTCCCTCTGGAACCGCGACAGGATAGAACAGGTAGAGATAACCGTTGCTGAAGAACTCGGAATAGGGAAACGTGCCAGTTATTATGAACAGGCCGGCGCTTTACGGGATATGGTGCAAAACCATCTTACACAGCTTCTAACTCTCATAGCGATGGAGGCGCCTCCTGCCTTTGATGCAGACGCTATCCGCGGTGAAAAGATAAAGGTGCTTCGCTCCCTTGCCCCTATCCGGCCAGAGGATGCTGTTTTCGGCCAATATACGAGGGGGCAGATAAATGGCAGTGAGGCGCGCGGCTACAAAGATGAGGCATCGGTATCACCGCTTTCTACAACTGAAACTTACGCTGCCATCCGCGTTGAGATTGCAAATTGGAGATGGCAGGGTGTGCCTTTTTACCTTCGGACAGGCAAGTGTCTTGCAAAAAAGACCAGCGCCATTGTGGTTACCTTTCGCTATCCGCCGATATCGATATTTCAGCCGTTTCAATCATGTAATATATGCTCCAACAGGCTGGTCATTACACTTCAGCCTGACGAAGGCTTTGACCTTTATTTTGAGGCAAAATCTCCGGGTGAACCTTTTACCATTAAAACCCATAATCTCCACTTCCGTTATGATGAGGTTTATGGCCATCTCCCTGATGCGTATGAGACCCTTTTGTTAGATATCATGGAGGGGGACCAGACCCTCTTTATCCATGCTGATGAAACTGAAAATGCCTGGCGTCACTATACCCCTTTACTGGAAAAGCGGCCGCTGGTTTACCCGTATGCTGCCGGCACATGGGGGCCTGCAGAAGCAAATCACCTTTTTAAAGGCACAGTTAAGATATGGACAACGCTGTAA
- the pgl gene encoding 6-phosphogluconolactonase yields MDNAVSQEVRIYPDIELLSHEAAREMVYLICTVAAEKGRFTIALSGGRTPVALYQLIAGKYSSRIPWDKVHIFWGDERYVPAGHADSNFAMASKTLISHINIPTQNVHPVPIELKPIERVAEAYEQMLKGFFLRESSFPCLDLILLGVGEDGHTASLFPGDSAIREMHRLVMPVIAPANYPPRNRITLTLPVINSADNVFFIAAGSEKGKVIRSILEDRKTTGRLYPAAMVQPKGRIIWFLDNKAYTSHKN; encoded by the coding sequence ATGGACAACGCTGTAAGTCAAGAAGTCCGTATATATCCAGATATAGAATTGTTGAGCCATGAAGCAGCCAGGGAGATGGTTTATCTGATATGTACTGTTGCGGCAGAGAAAGGCAGATTTACTATCGCACTGTCCGGCGGCCGCACCCCTGTAGCCCTCTACCAACTCATAGCCGGCAAGTACAGCAGCCGGATTCCATGGGACAAAGTCCATATTTTCTGGGGGGACGAGAGATATGTTCCTGCGGGCCATGCAGACAGCAATTTTGCAATGGCCTCTAAAACGCTTATATCTCATATAAACATACCAACTCAAAATGTCCATCCTGTTCCTATTGAATTGAAACCAATAGAAAGGGTTGCAGAGGCGTATGAGCAGATGCTTAAGGGTTTTTTTTTAAGGGAATCTTCTTTCCCTTGCCTTGACTTAATACTGCTTGGCGTGGGAGAGGATGGGCATACAGCCTCACTTTTTCCTGGAGATTCTGCTATAAGAGAGATGCATAGATTGGTTATGCCTGTTATTGCCCCAGCCAATTATCCTCCAAGAAATAGGATAACCCTTACCCTTCCTGTAATAAACAGCGCGGACAATGTCTTCTTTATTGCGGCGGGGAGTGAAAAAGGCAAGGTTATTCGCTCCATTCTTGAGGATAGAAAAACTACCGGAAGGCTTTATCCGGCAGCGATGGTGCAGCCGAAGGGACGCATTATTTGGTTTCTGGATAACAAGGCTTACACCTCACATAAAAATTAA
- a CDS encoding TVP38/TMEM64 family protein, translating into MKKPPLLTWLKALIVAVLIIGLFAAFRYSDLSSRLRDVLAWIENLGWIGVGAYILIYIAACVFLLPGSVLTLGAGVVFGVVKGSIIVSIASTLGATIAFLTGRYIARGWVVRQIEKRPFFRAIDEAISAEGWKIVLLTRLSPVFPFSLMNYALGLTPVKLKDYVLASWIGMLPGTVMYVYIGSLAGSLVSLGGAANGRQRSTGEWALYGIGLLATLIVTVYVTRIAKRALSQKISKVE; encoded by the coding sequence ATGAAGAAACCCCCTTTGCTGACATGGCTCAAGGCGCTCATAGTTGCAGTCCTTATCATAGGGCTGTTTGCGGCTTTCAGGTATTCTGACCTCTCTTCCAGATTGCGTGATGTGTTGGCATGGATAGAAAACCTGGGATGGATCGGTGTTGGCGCTTACATTCTCATATACATTGCGGCATGTGTATTTTTACTTCCCGGGTCAGTTCTGACGCTTGGGGCAGGTGTTGTTTTTGGTGTAGTCAAGGGCTCCATAATTGTCTCCATTGCATCAACTCTGGGCGCAACCATAGCATTTCTCACCGGCCGTTATATCGCGCGGGGTTGGGTTGTGCGTCAGATTGAAAAGAGGCCTTTTTTCCGGGCAATTGATGAGGCGATTTCGGCAGAAGGCTGGAAAATCGTCCTGTTGACACGCCTGTCTCCGGTATTTCCATTCAGTCTTATGAATTACGCATTGGGACTGACCCCTGTAAAGTTAAAGGATTATGTTCTGGCCTCGTGGATTGGTATGCTTCCGGGGACAGTTATGTATGTCTACATTGGTTCACTGGCCGGAAGTCTTGTATCCCTGGGCGGAGCCGCCAACGGACGGCAGCGGTCTACCGGCGAGTGGGCGCTTTACGGAATCGGCCTTTTGGCCACATTAATCGTCACGGTATATGTCACACGCATTGCTAAACGCGCTTTATCGCAAAAAATAAGCAAGGTAGAATGA
- a CDS encoding peroxidase-related enzyme (This protein belongs to a clade of uncharacterized proteins related to peroxidases such as the alkylhydroperoxidase AhpD.) translates to MDRIKSLNKNVAAGEVKEILEEIEKNFGMIPNLFKTYAHFLPLLKANWNKVKEVMMQGDLSNKVKQTIAVLVSKDNNCKYCIAAHTAALKSIGVSDEEIKIIEDDVRRSDFSEKEKAIIGFVRKANLEPLKISDAEFNSLRQSGASDSEIIEALGVMELFTGFNKFLDSLQIGIDF, encoded by the coding sequence ATGGATAGAATCAAATCTTTAAATAAAAATGTAGCAGCAGGAGAGGTAAAAGAAATATTGGAAGAGATCGAGAAAAATTTTGGAATGATCCCCAACTTGTTTAAAACCTATGCCCATTTTCTGCCCCTTTTAAAAGCGAATTGGAACAAGGTAAAAGAAGTAATGATGCAGGGAGACCTGAGCAATAAGGTAAAACAGACCATTGCGGTTCTGGTTTCCAAGGACAATAACTGCAAGTATTGCATAGCCGCTCATACTGCTGCGTTAAAATCCATTGGGGTTTCAGATGAAGAAATCAAAATAATTGAGGATGATGTCAGACGTTCAGACTTCAGTGAAAAAGAAAAAGCGATTATCGGTTTTGTCCGGAAAGCGAATCTCGAACCTCTGAAGATTTCCGATGCCGAATTTAATTCGCTCCGACAATCAGGCGCTTCGGACAGCGAAATCATTGAGGCACTTGGGGTCATGGAATTATTTACCGGGTTCAACAAGTTCCTCGATTCTCTACAGATCGGTATTGATTTCTAA
- a CDS encoding Crp/Fnr family transcriptional regulator, with protein sequence MNKLWYLKQCDIFSGMDKDKLDKINDIAKERHIPKNEFIYSAQDKDDRMFILKKGRARIFKVSADGKMITLSILREGDIFGRMSAVRGGTSGAYAETLEDSYICVIHQDDFHNAVKEMPEIALRLIELINHRLKEAEDRIEDLVFRNIPGRIAGILLKLAEQFGKDTSEGIQINFKITHQELADMVGATRETVTIILNDFKNDNLIKISEKYITIIDEKILKEWAGR encoded by the coding sequence ATGAATAAACTCTGGTACCTAAAACAATGCGATATATTTAGCGGTATGGATAAAGATAAATTAGATAAAATCAACGATATTGCAAAAGAAAGGCATATCCCTAAGAATGAATTTATCTATTCCGCTCAGGACAAAGATGATCGGATGTTTATTCTTAAAAAAGGGAGGGCAAGGATTTTTAAGGTCTCAGCAGATGGTAAAATGATTACCTTATCTATTCTGAGAGAAGGAGATATTTTTGGAAGGATGTCAGCAGTAAGAGGAGGAACCTCCGGGGCCTACGCCGAGACTTTAGAGGATTCCTATATCTGTGTAATCCATCAGGATGATTTTCATAATGCAGTTAAGGAGATGCCGGAGATTGCATTGAGATTGATCGAATTAATAAACCATAGGCTAAAAGAGGCAGAGGATAGAATAGAAGATTTGGTTTTCCGTAATATCCCTGGCAGAATTGCAGGTATCCTTTTGAAACTGGCTGAACAGTTTGGAAAAGATACCAGTGAAGGGATTCAGATTAATTTCAAGATTACTCATCAGGAATTGGCTGATATGGTTGGAGCCACACGCGAAACCGTTACTATTATTTTAAATGACTTTAAGAATGATAACTTGATAAAGATAAGTGAAAAATATATCACCATAATTGATGAGAAGATATTAAAAGAATGGGCTGGAAGGTGA